The Streptomyces capitiformicae genome contains the following window.
CGCGATGTAGATGATGAGCCGCACCCACAGGGCGCGGGGGAACTTCTCTTCCAGGTCGCTCATGGAGTCTCTCCGGGGGTGTTCGGCCCGAGGCACAACGTCGCGGTCGGGCTCTGCAGCAGGGTGTGGACGAAGAGGAGATCGGCGCCGTCGTGGTCGGCGGCGGCGATGCGGTGCGGGGTCAGCGAGTCGAAGTGCGCGCTGTCCCCGGGCGCGAGCAGATGCGCGGTGTCCCCGAGGCGCAGCCGCAGCCGCCCCTTCAGGACGTACAGCCACTCCTCACCGGGGTGCACCCGCACGATGTCGCCCTGCGAGCCGTACGGCACATGGACGCGCAGCGCCTGCATGCCCCGCCCGGGCGCGCCCGCCTGCCAGTACGTCCAGCCGCCGGCCTTGGTGGGCTCCATGTCGTCGGCGCGGAGTACGGCGTCTCGTTCGGCGACGGTCTCACCGAGCAGCTCGGAGACGGTCGTCCCGTAGATGCGGGCCAGCGCGAGGAGCATCGGCAGCGAGGGCTGGCGCTGTCCGGTCTCCAGCCGGGACAGATGCGCGGGCGACAGCCCGGCGGCCCGGGCCGCGGCCTCCAGGGTGAGGGAGGCCCGGCGACGCAGGGCGCGCAGCTGTGGGGCGACGGCGGGTAGTTCCCCGTCCGCCGAGGGCTCGGGAGGGTGGGTACCCTCGGAGGGGCTCATGCCCTCCATTCAGCCGGAGCCTTGCCTCTGCGGCAAATTTCTTGCCTCAGAGGCAAAGGCCCGTGGGCCGACCTCGCGGGCCGACCATGGGCGACCTCGTCTATCGGTTGGCCACCGCCTGTTTCACCAGCGTCCTGCCGAAGTCCCACATCAGCCCGCCCCCGCTGTGCGCGTCGTCCATCACCTCGGTGAAGGCCGCCACGAACCGGTCCGCCTCCGGCTCCTTGACGACCAGCGGCGGGATCAGCTTGATCACCTCCAGGTGGTCGCCGGAGACCTGGGTGAGGATGCGGTGCCGTTGGAGCAGCGGTACGACGACCATCTGCGCGAACAGCCCTTTGCGTGCCGCTTGGAGCATGGTCCAGCGGCTGCGCAGCTTCAGCGACTTGGGTCTGCCGAACTCGATGCCGATCATCAGGCCCCGGCCGCGTACGTCACTGAGCAGCTCGTACTTGTCGACCAGTGCCGTGAGCCGGCTCTTCAGCAGTTCACCGGTGGCCCGGGCATTGGCCACGATCTCCTCGTTCTCCAGCACGGAGAGGACGGCGAGGCCGGCCGCCATGGCCTGGGCGTTGGAGCCGAAGCTCGCCGAGTGGACGAGGACACGGTCCATCGACGAGTAGACCTTCTTGAAGATCCACTCCTTGCCGAGAGTCGCGCCGACCGGCAC
Protein-coding sequences here:
- a CDS encoding DUF6126 family protein; this encodes MSDLEEKFPRALWVRLIIYIAVGHVFAAFVYLLFEVGAKQ
- a CDS encoding helix-turn-helix domain-containing protein, producing MSPSEGTHPPEPSADGELPAVAPQLRALRRRASLTLEAAARAAGLSPAHLSRLETGQRQPSLPMLLALARIYGTTVSELLGETVAERDAVLRADDMEPTKAGGWTYWQAGAPGRGMQALRVHVPYGSQGDIVRVHPGEEWLYVLKGRLRLRLGDTAHLLAPGDSAHFDSLTPHRIAAADHDGADLLFVHTLLQSPTATLCLGPNTPGETP